AGCAGCAAGATATAacatctttttttctctccctttcttttccaGTTCCGTGTAATGAGGTTTTCTTTTAGGATTAGGCTTCTGCCATTTCTTAAAgtaattcaaatatattttgctAAGAATTTAAAAACTACATGGCCTAATTGTACTTGAAAGATCTCTTTAAGTCTCTTGCAAttgattgttttctttgaatAATTTTGTTGCTTGATTGTTTAATTAAATGTTGTGTTGGTTATTGAACTTCAATGTCAGCTGGTTCTGACTCTGTCAATCACCAAAAGTTAAACTTAGAATTAGTTTAAGCCCTATCCTACTTTATGTATATTATGCAaaattaagaaggaaaaaattttatatttgtcaatttattttccatgttCTATGGCATTGAAGTAGTACTACCATTTACAGGGGCCACTAAATCCAGAGCTAAGAAAAGCAGCATGAAAGATCAAAAGGGCAATGTTTCTGCATCCACCAAAAGAAGTATTAGGTCAAAGCGAAGGTAGAATCTGTAGTTCTCTCTCTGCCTTTTTGGTAATGTGCTATTGCCAGCATTGCACGTAGTCATGAACGTAATATATCAAGAAAACTGTCAtgaaaaatgtatatatttttttcatagttAGAACTTCTGCCTTTCTATCAAGGCAATtgttaaatgtttaaatttgttatGACTTATTACACCTTTACATCAAGAGGGTTTTCAACCCGATGAATAGGGGTTCTTTAGGCAAGTTATGAATAGTGATGCAAGCAAACTTGTGCACAGTTGAGTGGATGGATTGCCATCATGACAAATGATTAATGCAAGAGGCTTAATTAGAGTTGGGTTAAATTTACCAATAAAACAATTTTTGCATATGCAATTTGGTTATCATTTTGGACTTTTTGTATTTCTACAGCAAACACCATTCAAAATTATGATATAAAAGCTGCAAATTGCTTTTGAAAATGCCAAGTAAATTACTGATTAAGTCATGCTCTATTTTGTGATTTTAGCATATTGCATAGATTAGAAAATGCATTGTGAAACAGCTTTTCAAGAAGGCCacatttatacaaaaaatttgcGTTCTTTTTAACACCATGTAAAAGGGCACATGATAAATTTAATAGCATCAATTTCATACTcaaattagtttcaaaaatGGGGATAATGAACTTGAGACAAACAAAATGTTTCAAATGATGTTTGTGGTATGGTATTTTACTGTTTTTACACATGAATTACATATAAGGCAAATGATATTTTggtaatacttaccccaaatAAAGGGCATGACCTGGACAGGAGATTTGAGGGCAGTGAAGTCAGCATACGGTTTGGGAAGGGGGTTAGAAAGAGTCAATCAGGGGGCTTTAAAATCTTTACTGAAATAATTTTCCAGCAAGAAGTGATATTCTTGAACAATGCATCAAAGAATCAATAATATAGATTTCACATTTTTTATCATCACTGAAGCTCACCcatcttttatttatgttgTACGCAGCAACAAATTATTTAACAGATTTTTATGAATATGCAGGTAGAAGAAACGGTGTGAAATTATTCTGATCAATcctatgttttgtttttttttttttgtgaatggaAGCAAGAAGTTGTAGTTGTTTTGTAGAAGGTGTTTGTATTGTAATGATTTGATGTAATACTGTTGCTTGAGTTAGGTAAAAGAGTACCAAAAGGGGCAGGGTGGGGGGTTGGGTGGAACATATTACATATCTATCTGACCAgtagaaaagaaagatgtttGTAAGTGAGTCATGTATATATCTTGCCCTGCTTAATGAAGACACAAACATTAGTAGTTCTCACCTTTCTGctttattatttcatatttgGTCCTTTGCATTTGCTTGCTATCTCATACCCGTTGCTGCTTATTATTTCTGGACCTTTGCATTTGCTTACCTTTCTGCTTATTATGACTGCTCTATGAAATAAGCATGTTTCACTGGACACAGCAGAATTAGGAACTGGTATGTAGGTGTAGTATTGCAAGGATTCTGATTTTGAAGTTAATTATTTAAGATCTTTTAAGTTCACTATAGTAAATTTGAGTCGCCAATTGACAATGGGTATAATTAAGTTGCACACGTGTCTGGCACATACGTTAATAGTTAATACAAGAGCAAGAATGAACCAAATGACACCCAGTGGTTTGCAAAGGAGAGAAACTTCATGCAACCAGCAATTAGAAACCATTTTTCAGTGATTCAGAAGCATTTTTGCTGCTCTTGAAATGGCTCAATTTCGGTAAAAAGATGTTGAGATGCGTTGCCGACATTTCACTCCTTGTAGCAAGATTTCCCAAAATCTTTTGGAAAATTGGCAAGGACCTTTATTGTTTGGTTGTAGTCTTCTGTTTATTTGCTAATTTGCAAAAAGTTAGTTAAGTATAGTTTACTAAAAGCATTTACAACCCccaaattgctattttacattcccaaaacataaaaaacccACTTTATCcgggtgtgtatatataaatttttttacatccaTGTTACAGTATGTAGTAAGttgtaaagattttttttattgtgaaaatattatgggtggctgagagagagaagggaagagACGGAAATTAGAGAGGAGAGGACATTTTATAGATGGTAAAATAACATTTATACCAACCCGGATGCGAATGCAAAGGTTTTAAAGTGTTGTACATgagcaaataaattaaaaagctaaaagaaaaaacttatgcCAAATATGTAATCCAATTGAAATTAGAATTCTCTATTCTAGAGGTCTACTCTAGAGGCAATTCAATTTAAATGATCTCAACACTTctgttcttgattttcttttcttctcgtTTTCCATTTAATATTAAATGTTAAACACTCCCATACTACTGTTAGCACACTTGAGCCCAGAGAGCTACATTCTTcctcaaaaaatttcaagttcaCATCAATCCCTCACCCAAAGGTTTCAACTGCACCAATTGCAAATAAAGAAATTGCTGTCTCATATATACAGAAAGGTTATCAACATTATGTAAAAACTGGAAGCGTAGGAGTGCTCTCTTCTTGACCTTATATTTCATCCACCTCAAAGGGATCTTGTTCAGGATAGTCACCAACCTGGAACAAGATAAGATTTGTATCAGCATCTAAATTCATCAAGAGATCAAGTTGAAATTAGTAAAAAGGCTAATGAATTGGGAAGCTATGCTCTCAGTTGTATAGTATTGAAATGCAATTACATTATgcatcaaatattaaaataaagtttGAAATATAATGTTCAACCCTGAAAGTTTGATTTttatctcaaatttaaaaactattttcatCCACGAAACTGATATTATCAGTTTCTAAATTATCagtttctaaaaacaaaaaccaatcacTGACCAACAGATAGAAACCCGCTTAACCAACATCACAGAAATGTCAGTTTCATCAGCTGGCTTTGTGGCAAAGGCAGTGGTGATTGACAATGAAATCAACCCTGACAGATCAGTACTTGAACTCAGTTTTCAAGTGAAAAAGATGCAGACAAATCTATAACTTGAAAGACAGGATCAGAAGAAGATGATAATGATGAAGATTGGAGgaagaataagaagagggaGCATATTAGTTGGTTTGGGCCATATCAGTTGGTTTGGGGGAATATCAGTTTCAAACCGAGACTCTCAGTTTTCTTAACACCGGCAGCAACCATTTGCAGGGAGTAGAGAATTCCAATCATAATTGACAATGGGATCTGTTTTCCTTACACCCCTAACTGGAAGAGATTTCTTGTCAATTATTTAAATCAAAGTTTAGAGCAAATTAATGAATGGCTTTCTTAGATATTTGCAGACAGGCATTAGACGCTTCAATGCTTTCATACACGGGAAAAGTGAATCAATCCTTTTCTTATCTTATCCCATAAAGAAATGGTTTGTGGTGaatataatacacacacacacacacagatatatatatatatatatatatatcagtggCAGGGCTCAAAGACAAGTCCTGAAGCCACTCTTTTTGCTCATGAAAGTGGCTTAAGTAGTGAAGTCGCACGACTGCAGCCCTTGAATTTACGGTTTACATTCATTAAGGTAAACTAATTATGCATATACTCCATGTAATCCGTGGATGGCAAGACAGTAAGATGCCTCTGCATTTTAATTGGACAATAAACAGCATGCATGTGAAAGTTCCTATATAAAGTGTCACTAGAACATAGTTGCACACAAACCTTTACTTTGTCTGGCCTTACAATTGCACCATGATTAGGAGGGCAATCAAAGTAACGTACTCCTTTCACCCTGAAACATGACCAAGAAAAATTCTAACCCATGGATACCGAGAACAAAGCATGTCAATCAATTAAGAGAGGAAAATAGttaaatttaacaatttttatgcAAGCAACCAGCAGGAGGCATTCACTGAGCATAAGAAGTAGAGTCCCAATTAAAGTTCAAACTTGATATGGTTGAAAATAAGTAACTCATGATACAAGAAAGAATGAAGACTAAGTAGAAGACAGTCAGAGGCAAATCTCAGAATGGAACAAGGTTGTATCTGCAAAGTTTCAGACAGAATAAGAATGCTTCACAATAATCAATTACGGCTACTGAATGCCGccaaattatatattacacAGCCCAGCATATCCATGTCTCATAAATCACTCAGTTGTTGATGCATTGTCTCCCTGACTTTTTTAGCATAATCTAACCAAAACGCCAGAGCCAAAAACAAAGATCATCTAAAATCTCTCCTCTTTGGTACTCTGTTTCATTGGGCTCATATTTGGGGGTATACGTATTTCTTTATCTGAATTCTTAGTCTCTATTTCCTTTAGTTCTTGATTAATTGTATTTGTTTCATGTTCAGAGTGTTCACCATCGTGaacatgatgttcaatttttttcaatagaaGTCTTATTACCTATCTAAAAAAAGCTAGAGCCAAAAACAAAGGAATAGCGTTTCAACTTCTGTTATGGATTTTAtagatttcatttcttttcatttgtaaTGATTagagcttttaattttttaggagTACTTTTGTGTACACATCCTGCATGCATAAGGTATCTCCTctttctcaataaaattatattacttaccataaaataaaataaaataaaataaaacataaaggACTAAAGGATGAAATTGTTCAAAGGCAGATCACTATGACTATAGTGCTTCATAATTTTACCACagacaaaattatttattttatattatggaTAACTAGTTATGGTGGAACCAGTTTTGTTTTGTCTGTTGCCCTTTTCTTTTGCCTATTTCACCTTAGGGGGTTGGTTTACTATCAAAAACACAACCTATCCATGAAAATCAacctattatcaaaataagccCTCATAAATGTTGAGCATGAGTTTTACATTAGCCATCTCATTACAGCTGctagtttatttttttcccttcttttgaGAAGTGCAAGATTCAATGGAAAAGCAAAAGTGTACTACTAGCCAAGTACACGGGAAGTATAGAAGAAAAACACTAGAAAAGAGAAACAAGAAGAACTGTAGTAACTCCCAAAAATAACAAATCCCAGAAGTCCCAGAATGGAAAGAATGGAAGCTAGTAGTCTAGTAGACACCGCCACCCAATTGTAAAGTAATTTTAAAATCCTATTCTCCAACTTAGCCACTGAATAAAAGTTGGAgcacttctttcttttcaaatgcACCACATGAGACAGGAATCACATTCCAAATCATGCTATTGAGATTACCCTAGTTTCTCCAGGCTTCAAACCAGCAAAACCACAAAAATTTAAGTAATTAAAGACATTTGAAGTTCTCACTAAGCTTGCCTCCAACTTCTAGATTTATTAAGGATGGCTTGTATAATTATGGCTCAGTCCTCAAGGGGTGCATCAACACGGGTTCCAATAATCAGCATGAAGTaaaatattgttattgttaAACAACCTTTAGCATGAGTGTATTTAATATTCTTATTTCAAACACCTTTTTTCCATTATCGGCTGGCATGCATTTACACATATGatcaatatataatttcaataggaagttgtaggattttttttggacaaataaGACACTTTTATTAAACAAAGATGCAAGGAATACAAAATTGACAGAATTACAATCTTAAATTTAGACTATCTATGAAGTTTTCTGAGGAAACCACAAAGAATATTACAGAaagcaaaccaaaaaaatgagaattttttttttttttcctataagtTCACAAAAATGAGAATTAAGTGGCAACTTACATGCCATCATGATTTCCCAATGGTTCATCATATTGAACTCCAACCCAGAAACCAGGTGCCAGTGACTCTGCCCGACCCACAAATTTTACCACACCTCTTTTCTCCCCCGGTTCAACTTCGCATCTATCTCCAACCTtagttataataaaaaagaagaatgagaaaaaaaaaaagttcaaaaaggAAGAATGAGAAAAACATAAGTTCAAATTTGCATGGTCCATTCATGTGCTTTGTACGTTacactaattttttaatatttataagttttgtacattaacttttgtttttgacaCAATTGATGAATTAATCACTCTATCTAATTATTGTCACTTTTTTCCTGTTCGATATGtccaataataaacaaaaaagaaatatacattAGTACACACAAGAACTTGACTACCCAAAAAAAttcctatattttttgttagaaatagAATAAAGCACCAAACAAGGATTAGTTTGGAAAgtaataatctttttttactGGAAATGGAATGATAAATGATGCTCCCTTAAAGTTGGGATTTACAAAAAGGGACAAGCGAAATGTTATGGAAGGTCTATTAATGACGATTACACttaaacacacaaaaagaaagaagcattcATGTAACTGAAGTTACTGAACCTTCAAATGCAATATCTTTTACCATTTGCCTTTCTTCCAAAGCTAAGAAGCCAGCCACAATAATAGGATCAATCTGTCAAAAAGTTTAGCAAACTTCTTTTGCTCTGTACTTATAAATTTCAAAGAGACAAGGCTAATTATCTTTTACAGAAGTGTGGAATACACACTCATACAAATTGGAGTCTTCTCCAGTTTGTATAAAATAAACTTTCAAATAATTAATAGGAAGAAGGTTATCTCATGGATTATTTGAAGCATTATTTGTTTTCAGGGGAAATcagattattattaaaaaaattatgctaatAACCTCTAAAAGGAAATGCATATGACAAAAATCAATAACCATAAATTCTTTCTTTCATCTTTAAGTTTTATATCCTATTTTGTCACCCATAAAGATTACTTCTTTAACATTCAACACAACACTTCAGCTAATACCTTTTTGACTATTAAGGTAGGGACTTTGCCCCATACTGGCTTTGAACCCAAGCTCACCCATGGGGGAGTCAGGCAGCTGCTGAGCCAAGAGCCTCTTGTCATCATTTCAGCTAATACCAATTTCCTTTAATGGACTAAATCTTCATTATTACATTTCAGTGGTTACAGAATAGCCAGTTGAGGGAAAAAAGAGGTAATAAACACAAGCATACAAACACACATGCTAACAACGAACCTTGATATTGACACAGAGATCTTCCATGTAGTTGTCTGGTTTCTGTAAACAAATGTCTAGTTAATGTGATTAACAAATAGCACAATGCTTACAATAAACACAAGTTTGTTAATTTGAAAAGAGAGACTTTAACATAATGCAATGCTATCCTTACCACCAAAGCAAAGAGAACAAACACACATGAACTTACCTTGTTGCCAAGAGCTGATGGATTTTGAGAGGCCAATCTTCCCTTAAATTTTCTAAAAGTGCCTGAAACagacaaaaaatataaaatgtataaaaataagagaattttaaattatttaaatctaTTACATGATTTCaagtttttaactttactaATTCCCCCTTGAACATAGTAAATAAGTATTTTCATCCAAATGCTTTTTCCcttcaaagaaaaagaattagcTTTCTTGAAAACTTTACCATCACGTTTCTCATAAGCTTCTTCTGAAATCGAGTATTTCTCCACCAGTGAAGTGTCTTCCAGCCAACCACCAGACGTTACTGATGAAGGGTCAAGATCTATAATATGTAAGCGATACCTTTTAACAAACAAAAGCCAGTCAATCAGTAAACCAAGGAACCACCACATTGCCAATAATAAAGACAAAACCAACAATGGTTCTGCTCTTCACAATGcacaacatgaaaaaaaaaaaaaaaaaaaaaaaaaaaaaatcattacagtATAACAAAGCATAAATCTTGACCAAACTCACTTTGCAACTCTTGATTTCCCAAATTATgccaaaacaacataaaaaggTCGTACTCGGTACACAAATCTCCCACTTTTATGGGGTCTGGGAGAGGTGATTGGTAGACAGTCTTACCCCCAATATCGTTATGCCAAAACAACGTAATGAAAGCAATATTCATAGAGTTGGGCGAGTTTTGAAAGCACTTAACACCAGCTAGAAGTCACAAAATGAAACACATACATAGTTACATCCGTACATTCACACAACTGGGGTTCAATgacataataaattaatgacCTTTCTCTAGACAAAACATAACATAAACCACATTGAGCTAAAGATGTTTCTTAAGctttcaacaacaataaaaaagcAACTTTTaaaaagggaatgaaatgggtaTACCCATTAAGCGGAGAATAGAAACCAAGAGGCCTGGAGTTGTCAGACAAGTCGGAAATTTTGGTGTTGGTATCGTCATAAAGCTCAAGGCACATTGAATTAACAGAAGTCCCACATTTTTTCCAGAGCTTTTCTTTGACGGAATCCACAGtggactgagagagagagagagacacaaaaacttttcaaatttatgtttgatatatgaaaaaaaatataggaggTTTGTTTGTAAGATTGGTACCTGAAGTGAGAAGCGAATGTCAGCGGAGAAGGTCTTGAGGTTGGCGTGGGTAACACGCAATAGCACGGAATCGTCCCCTTGGATCTGTAGCCGATTAGCAGCCATTGCTATTGCTTTATCTTCTCGACAGTACAACACACTACAGTCTACACACTTCACAGCTGAAAGCCTTTCCCCAATGCCCACCTAAAATGATATGGACGCgtcccttctctctctcctttcttctcTGTGAAAAGCACCTTTTTTATTCTTCACATTTATTTGCAgattgtcttttttgtttttgttttttaagccGTTTgccaaattttatctttttatatattaattatttaaataataagagtaaaatagtaaaaataaaatacagtTACCAAGTTTGGCAAATGCCAGacactttttaaaaatggttaACTTCGTCactcttaccaaaaaaaaatgactgtTTAGTGTGtataaacaacagttttcagtgtttttgaaaatacgtgtggttgaaaaaatgtgtgaaaataaatataatattatttaaaaattaaaaacatatgtttaaacacatataccaaatAGCTCCAAAAGTATTAAGGTTCAAGTTGGGTCTAGAGATGGGGCATTTCCGTGAAATTTCTCCCTATGATAATTGTTGGGGGAGAAGGAGAAGGACAGTATACACTCgagaaaataatcaaatatttgaAGAAGTTTTAACAttcatatttgttaaaaaaaatttgggtttagtAACCAagttagtaattaaaaaaaatcataaatctaaCTGGTattaacccaacccaactaACCTTTAGAGTTATTGGAGTTGTTAACTAAATAAACTTGTTTTGAaggtagttttattttaatagataTTCAAAacacttcatatatatataaaaactagaTTCCCAAATAATTTCGgtatcaatttaaataattattataaaaaatattattttgcaaatttcgCTCATCATTTTCACACCGAAGTTTCACTCAGAGTTAGAGAAATCCACCCATGaggttcaattttattttgttattaattattataaaaaattatcgagtttaaaatgtattttttttaacaaatatattaGACATCATAAAGTTAAACTTATGTGGCGTTGGATTGTACTTTATTACATATTCCATAGGTATGTATTAGGTATGTGTTTCTTACAATAAGAGGGGTAAAGTGATTTAAATCTAAATTTTCCCCATAAAAGCTAGGAGATGCCACTAAGACACAGATTCATGGATTGAATCGAATTCCATCTTTATGTTGTGCCTTCATGTAGAACCAAACTATTAAAGTTGgagttttttcttattttaataaaCAATGCATTTACTCTGtttatatataacaataaaaattgtgcatttactcaaaaaaaaaactgtaataTCAAATGCATGTACTCAATATTAAGACATTaaagttcctcaaaaaaaaaaaaaaagatattaaaattatatattaaaaaaaaatctttaaaaatagtATACTAGTAAATGCCATTATTGAGTATTGGTAAGGCAAGTCGATTTTTGTCAAGTATTGAATGCTTAGGTTTGTTGAATTAACAACAAATGAAAAATGTTCAAGCTTGTCTTGATCATATACCAAGCCTATTTGAGCTTGAGCTCATCAAAATGTTCAAAAGCTTGAGCTTGGTTTGATTCATTAGTCAAGCCGATCTCAAGTTCAAACTCAAGCTCAATATGAAGCTCTTGAACTCAATATTTAAAACAAGTAGGGTCGAGCGAGAGATGGAAGTTGAGTACACACAGGAAAACCAGCGTTCAagtgaggaagaggaagagcTATGCCGCAGCACTAAGAAATACAAAGATAGTAGTGGAGAAAGACCCTTCACTCAGCCACGTCGCTTAGTCAGTTACAAGAATAGTCTTATAGAAGACATACCGGGTGCTTATGCTTAAGCATTCAAGTTTGACAGTGAGACAATAGAGTATGAAGATTTAGACTTAGAAGTGGAGGATCTTGTTGAAGTCATGACAGAAGTGGTGCTGTCTAACGAAACTAAAGCTAGAATCAGGGCTCTATGGTCCAAGGCATTGATAGTGAAGGTGTATGGTAGGACTGTTGGTTTCCACTACCTCACCTTCAAACTCAATGCCCTATGGAAACCTATGGCCAAGATGGATTGTGTGAATTTGGGAAAAGATttctttttaatcaaatttagtGATCCTAATGACGATGATAAGGTGTTAAAGGGAGGACCATGGTTTGTTGGTTAGCATTATTTAGCCATCAAGCCATGGGAACCTTATTTCAAAGCATCAGAGGCCACCTTCAACTCAGTTGCAATGTGGGTTAGACTTCCTAAACTCCCCATTGAGTTCTATGATCCAGAAGTGTTAAGGCAAATTGGTGGAGCAATAGTGCCAGTTCTAAGAATTGATTCCTATACTGCCACAGGTTATAAGGGAAGCTATGCTAGACTTTGTGTTCAAGTAAATTTGGAGAAGCCTCTCATTAATACAGTTAAAGTGGGGAGATTGAAACAAGAGATTTTGTATGAAGGGATTGGtgctctttgtttttgttgtggcAGAATTGGGCATAAGCAAGAATTTTGCTATTATAAAATCAAACCTAGAGAGGTGGAGACAAAAGAGTTAGATACAGCAAACTTAAATCACAAGCCTAGCCAAGAAGAAGATAAGTCTGATGCTAACCACGGTGCATGGATGTTAGTTACGAGGAAATGAAATCCTGCTAGGATTGGACGAGGGAAAGGTTTTGTCCATTATGGGGGCAAAATAGAAAAGGGCAATTTATGAATTCAGAGCAACTTAATGGAAAAGTGGGGCCTAGTATTAATATTAATGTAGTGGATGCTCCTAGGGAGAACGAAGTGGTCATATCAAATGGTAGGGGAGAAGGTGATAAGCTAAAGGAAGTGGTTTCCCACACGCAAAATGTGTCAGCTAACTGACTTACTCTTATGGTGAGTAATTGCCATGAGTTCTCGAGCAATGGGAACTCTACAAATGATGGGACATATAGCCGTTCATCTAAAACTACTCGTACAAAGAAAATTGATGGTGCTAAAAGCACATCTTCTTTCAAAAGAACTAGTTCAGGCGCTAGCAAAGTTTCTCCACTTCTCAAAGCTTCGAGTATTTTAATTGAGAATGGAAATTTCAACACTAGTAGCAGCAAGCCTTCCAAGCAAAGAATGGGCATTGATATACAAGAATTGGGTAATAGCAATACCGGAGGAAATCATTGCACAAATTCGAGCAGCTCTGACAGACGAGCTGGGTGGGTGCGAGGAGGAATTGAAAGCAGCATGGAAGCATTTATTTCCCTTAACACCAGAAAGCATCAGGAATGGAGATTTGGAGCTGAACCACCCTGCTTGGAGATCAACCCCAAATCTTTGGTGGATGTTCAGCATGGACATGCCAATAATAACAAATGAGGAGGCTAGGATGTTAAACGAGCAAAGAAGGCCATTGGTGGTACCACACTTAGACGAGTGGAGGTGGTTGGTGTAGGAGAGGAAGGTCATAGATTTCAGAGGGACGGCCTCGGGGCATATGGGCAATTTCCCAATGATGAAGCTGTTTCAAGTCCTAACTCCAGTGAAGAACTGCAACCTTCTCATCTGCTGCAAGGAGGAAATAGTTGGGATTCTGAAATATATGATCATGTGGAAGCCAGATTGGATGGCATCCAAGGAGTTGCTAAAGAAGATGGGATGAAGCATGATGGAAGAGGCTGCAATGATGCCTAATTAGGTGGAAGTGCTGTGTGAGAATTTTGTCAACATGAATATTCTATTATGGAATTGCCGAGGAGCTTTGAATGCTGATTTCAAGCATAGAGTGCTGGAAATGATGGTGAATCATCAACCTTCAATAATGGTGATTACTGAGACCAGGGTTGGAGGAGACTGAGCAAAAAGGATAATTGCAGATTTGTCTTTTGATGGTTTCTATACCACTGACACAGTAAGCTATTCTGTGGCCTTTGGCT
The DNA window shown above is from Quercus lobata isolate SW786 chromosome 7, ValleyOak3.0 Primary Assembly, whole genome shotgun sequence and carries:
- the LOC115952705 gene encoding tubulin-folding cofactor B; translation: MAANRLQIQGDDSVLLRVTHANLKTFSADIRFSLQSTVDSVKEKLWKKCGTSVNSMCLELYDDTNTKISDLSDNSRPLGFYSPLNGYRLHIIDLDPSSVTSGGWLEDTSLVEKYSISEEAYEKRDGTFRKFKGRLASQNPSALGNKKPDNYMEDLCVNIKVGDRCEVEPGEKRGVVKFVGRAESLAPGFWVGVQYDEPLGNHDGMVKGVRYFDCPPNHGAIVRPDKVKVGDYPEQDPFEVDEI